TATATTTATGTAAATAGAGTAAGATAAACAAGAACATAATGTAAAATGAAGTACTGTACAGTGGAATAAATACTGCTTATTGTAATAATAAATAGATTTGTGAGATGCAAACAGATCAGTGCCAACAGCACACTTGATAAAGATATATAGCTAATCAATTTCTGCCATGAAATCAAATGACGGAGGAACATCAGAACACATGGCTGCTTTTTCATTATTCAGTGCCTTTTAATAATGAGTcattttaaagtatttttttcttcttgttttTTTGCACAGCTCAGGCATGCGGTTCGTAAATTCTGTGCAGAAAAGCTTGCACCTCAAGCTAACGAGATCGACAAGACAAATGAATTTCCAGGAATGCGGGTGAGTTGAATCACCACATCATACCTGTGGTTTTCTGAACGAGTTGAATTGCTAATAAAGTGGTATGATGGTCATGAGTGTGAGCCAATTTACCATCTAACCGAGCAGGATTTCTGTTTTGGTAACAATTTGCGTTGTCTCTCCTCCAGAAATTTTGGCTAGAAATGGGGGAGATGGGACTCCTTGGGATCACAGCTCCAGGTAAGACAGCTGAAGGAAAAGCACCATCAGTGATTTGAAGTAGTTGAATGACAGCTGGTGGAAAGTGGTCCTCTCTTTTTTTTGTTATGTTTAATATGAATGTATTCTCAACATCTCTTCTCAGAGGAATATGGGGGCACAGGGCTGGGATACCTCGATCATGTCATTGTGATGGAGGAAATGTCCCGAGTGTCAGCAGCCATTGCTCTCAGTTACGGCGCCCACTCTAATCTCTGCGTCAACCAGATGGTGCGCCACGGCAACGAGAAACAGAAGGAGAAATATATTCCAAAGGTCTGGACCAAAACAGCTCATGTTATACATCATAAACTGTTAAACTAAGAAGGATTAAGTTCTTCGTGCTCATCATGGTGTTTTCCTGACAGTTAATGACAGGAGAGCACGTAGGAGCGCTCGCCATGAGTGAGCCCAACGCCGGCTCTGATGTCGTATCCATGAGACTCAAAGCGGAGAAAAAAGGTATGACAAACTCTGCATAAATGTTATtcctattatatatttttttattttacatcaTCTTAATTTGTAGTTCATATACTTCTagttattatttaatttttttatattcATCTGAATTATTTAAATCCTTATGCTGCTGCTACACCTGACACTTatctttttaatttagtttttataTACTCGTGCATGTATACAGTAAAGGCTCGATTGTATGTTTAAACTATAATGTGTGTGCTTGATGGTCATTGAATAAATGCCTGAAATGTCAATTTTCTCCGAGATGAAAAGTCACAATCTGTTAATAATAATGTGGTTCTGTGAGGAGAGATTTTGTCACCATGATCGCATCCACGCACATTTCTGTCACAATAGTTCACAGATGTGTACTCGAGCTCAAAAGGAAGGGCATGTTTGAAGATGGCCCGATTCGGCCTGATCCCACTGCGAGATGTTTGATTTTAAGTTTAATGATAGATTCGTGTTTGAACAGGTTTAACCAAATAGACTTGGATGCTTCCAGGATAAGAGAATAAATTATTGAGCTGTGGCCTTAAATCTTTaatgagaaactaattatcaATTAACCACAACGACAGGTGCACTCACATCATCTCTTAACCTTTGATTAACATCTCCAGATTTGACCATGGATCCAGACAAATGGTTTTAAATATTAATTCTACACAGTGTGACTCCAGTGTGATttccacttatatatttactttgtgtCTTTCTACAGGCGACTACTATATTCTGAATGGCAACAAGTTCTGGATCACAAATGGGCCCGATGCCGATGTCCTTATTGTTTATGCAAAGACAGATCCCAAGGCCCATCAAAAAGGCATCACAGCATTTATTGTTGAAAAGGTAAATCCAATTTAAGATGGATTCTTCTCCGTCTGAGGCTTTACTCGTGGCTCAGAGGACACTGTGGGTTTAAACGTTTGCAGTCAGTTCTGGGGATCAGTCTTGCATTTTATTAATTgattataatacaaaataatgcaATAGTACATCAcagcaattaaaaaaaagtttgtaCATGTTTTTTTAGGGAATGCCTGGATTCTCTACAGCACAGAAGCTTGACAAACTGGGGATGAGGGGCTCCAACACCTGCGAGCTGGTCTTTGAAGACTGCAAAATCCCAGGTGTGTGTTCAAGGGCCAACCGTGTGAAACATAgcagttgttttttttaatacattttttggcTCACTGGATGATCCTTTTAAACTGATCGTGTATATTCATCTAACTTTGGATTTTCTGCTTGTTTCCTTGTAGAGAAGAACATCCTTGGTCCGTTGAACAAAGGGGTTTATGTGATGATGAGCGGCTTGGATCTGGAGAGGCTGGTGCTTTCAGCAGGGCCCATCGGGTAAGTTCATTTCAGAATTGATATTAAACTCTTCAGAAAATTAGGATGTATATCAAATTGTATTACCATCCACAAGCTCATGCTGGAGTTCATCTTTGAGTCCTTGTGTGTATTCTTTTAGTCATATTTGCTACTGTTTTATAGTGCTGTCTGTTATCACTTTCACATATTCATTACCATCAGTAATTGCCTATTAGTCTGACCTTTTGGATTTGAATATTAAATAAGATGTGATACACTTTTATTGATCCCCAGAGGGGGAATtggattgttgcagcagcacaaTGACagcaataaatacaaataaagcataaataaataaaaggagaTAAAACTACAATATAAGTAAAAATCACACCAAATGACAGTGTTGTGTTGATTACAGTAGAACTACCAAGTCTATTATATACAAAATCTAGTTtatcaataaaataaataaattgaaaACATCTTATTGTACATTTTTACTTCTCTGTTTCAAGTTTTTTGTGGTGAAAATGTGAATGTAAACACTGTTCGCTTGTCAGTTGGCTTGTCTGTATTTGAGAAAAGCTACTGGCATATTTACTTTGCATGTTTGTGTGTCGTTAACATGAGCAGTCTTTACTTTTGATGTAACTGTTATTACTGTAACGCATAGATAATTATTCTAAAGTGAGCATTGAAacactatttattttttccaatTGCTTATCAAGTGCAATGTATTATTGGAAACGGAAAAGAAGTTGCTAAATATTCACACTAACCAACAACATGAATGCTGTTCAAACATTTAAACGGTAGCAGCAGTTAATGGAAACAGCGTGACATTCATATGTTTTCTACCCATGTTCCATTATGTGAGCTGCTTTTCAATATCCTATTATGAGACTTCTTTGAATTATTCAGCAGACTTTAACAAATGTTTCACTTTCCAGCATCATGCAGGCCGTTTTGGACAACGCTGTTCCCTACCTGCACACCAGAGAAGCTTTCGGACAGAGGATCGGACACTTCCAGGTTTGACCTTCAGACTTCTCTTTATACAAGAAAGTAGAGTTTGAATCGTGATAAGTGATATATTTAGTAAAATGTAATAGCTGTAGTGTAAAGCTTGCAGCTATATCATTTGAAGCTGTTATTTGAAGTGAGTGAACTATAATGTTTGATGTTATTCTGTTTGCAGCTAATGCAAGGCAAGATGGCCGACATGTACACCAGGCTGAGCGCCTGTCGGCAGTATGTGTACAACGTCGCCCGGGCTTGTGACAAAGGACACGCTAGTGCAATGGTGAGGggatttttttaatatatatacttATGAAGAACCTATTTTGTTACAAAAGTTACATATGATTAAGTATAGCATTTCAGTGTAAGAAAAAgattttagagagtacttgtccatggacaagtgagtttggcaatttacttgtccgaatacatttttcacttgtccagaaaaATCCCgttaccggacaattgttattaacTTATTTGTtcttactcggaaccgagttttgcttcccaacccagccactgtgctacacatcccgccccgcccccgtctaacagtacagaaagcggcgagatgcatttccttaggaatcaaCAAGCAAAAccacaacaatggcggacaaTTTACGAattagttctgccttttgtaagctGAATTTATCACTAATTTGTCAATGGATAAGGGCGAAAAACATCACTTGTCCGTCCGACAAGTCAATTTAAAGATATatgctttttcgcacactggatTTATAGAAAAATGTATACTGTGAAATCGTTTGAAATGCAAGACATTACATCTTGAAATGGCATGTTTTACAGATTTGAAGCCAAAACACTTCGTATCAATTGCAATATGAGGTGgagttaatatatatatatatatatatatatatatatatatagatatatagatatatatcctttatttaaccaggtaaaagtctcattgagattaaaatctctttttgaAGAGCGACCTGGCCAAGAGGGCAGCATGAATAAAGTTACAACAAATGAACACAAAACAATACAGGCAGACGAATACAGCTGTCGTAAAACACAAATGAAATGGCACATTAACCAGTCAATATGCAAATAAAAGAAACTAttataaaacattaaaaactgGCACAATTTTAAAACTACTTCAATTATGGGATATAAGagcaatcagaatcagaaacgggttcattgccaggtaggttcacacgtacgaggaatttgactaggtgtcgtggtgcatacataaaagtaataaaaaacatacatttaaaaaaaaaagaacaccgATAGCAAACTATATTAAGAACACTGTAATAAAAAATATCAATCGCATCGACC
The sequence above is drawn from the Pseudochaenichthys georgianus chromosome 22, fPseGeo1.2, whole genome shotgun sequence genome and encodes:
- the ivd gene encoding isovaleryl-CoA dehydrogenase, mitochondrial, whose amino-acid sequence is MFAVRNALRLGSRLSVPAVARRGCSGAAIPVDDVVNGLTDDQIQLRHAVRKFCAEKLAPQANEIDKTNEFPGMRKFWLEMGEMGLLGITAPEEYGGTGLGYLDHVIVMEEMSRVSAAIALSYGAHSNLCVNQMVRHGNEKQKEKYIPKLMTGEHVGALAMSEPNAGSDVVSMRLKAEKKGDYYILNGNKFWITNGPDADVLIVYAKTDPKAHQKGITAFIVEKGMPGFSTAQKLDKLGMRGSNTCELVFEDCKIPEKNILGPLNKGVYVMMSGLDLERLVLSAGPIGIMQAVLDNAVPYLHTREAFGQRIGHFQLMQGKMADMYTRLSACRQYVYNVARACDKGHASAMDCAGVILYCAENATQVALDGIQCLGGNGYINDYPMGRFLRDAKLYEIGAGTSEVRRLIIGRAFNAMYK